From a single Brassica rapa cultivar Chiifu-401-42 chromosome A01, CAAS_Brap_v3.01, whole genome shotgun sequence genomic region:
- the LOC103875453 gene encoding probable pectin methylesterase CGR2 isoform X2: MARRQAGSTRRVGEGGSFPFAGGASHSKSRSSPLLSICLLLLGACLLIWYAYSGPGIFKSVKEVSKVSGDYSCTSQVQRAVSLLKKAYGDGMRKVLHVGPETCSVVSTLLKEDDTEAWGVEPYDIEDADSHCKSLVSKGLVRVADIKFPLPYRPKSFSLVIVSDALDYLSPKYLNKTLPELARVASDGVVLFAGLPGQQKAKVAELSKFGRPAKMRSASWWNRFFVQTSLEENEGPNKKFEQAASKGSYKPACQVFHLKPLH, from the exons ATGGCGAGAAGGCAAGCAGGTTCAACACGGCGTGTAGGAGAAGGTGGAAGCTTCCCTTTTGCTGGAGGAGCTTCCCACTCCAAGTCTCGTTCTTCTCCTCTTTTGTCTAtttgccttcttcttctt GGGGCTTGCCTTCTCATTTGGTATGCTTACAGTGGTCCAG GAATCTTTAAAAGTGTCAAAGAAGTCAGCAAAGTTTCAG GTGACTACTCATGCACATCACAAGTCCAAAGAGCCGTTTCTCTTCTTAAGAAGGCCTATGGAGATGGGATGCGCAAGGTCTTGCACGTAGGCCCTGAGACTTGCTCTGTCGTTTCCACTCTCTTGAAAGAGGATGACACTGAAGCCTGGGGTGTCGAACCTTACGACATCGAGGATGCTGATTCTCACTGCAAGAGTCTTGTCAGCAAAGGCCTTGTCCGTGTCGCTGATATCAAGTTCCCTCTCCCCTACAGGCCCAAATCTTTCTCTCTTGTCATCGTCTCAGATGCTCTCGATTATCTCTCCCCTAAGTACCTTAACAAGACCCTCCCTGAACTTGCTAGAGTTGCTTCAGATGGTGTGGTTCTTTTTGCAG GTCTCCCTGGTCAGCAAAAGGCTAAAGTTGCTGAATTGTCTAAATTCGGACGTCCC GCTAAAATGCGTAGCGCATCATGGTGGAACCGATTCTTCGTCCAGACAAGCTTAGAAGAAAACGAAGGACCAAACAAGAAGTTTGAACAAGCTGCTTCCAAAGGATCATACAAACCAGCCTGCCAAGTCTTCCACCTCAAGCCATTACATTAA
- the LOC103827518 gene encoding receptor-like protein 44 — MARSHRFISYRLLLLLLLSFETARRLASADPNDEACLKNLRQSLEDPARNLRNWTNNVFSNPCSGFTSYLPGATCNNGRIYKLSLTSLSLRGSISPFLSNCTNLQSLDLSSNQISGDIPPEIQFLVNLAVLNLSSNRLSGEISPQLALCAYLNVIDLHDNQLSGQIPQQLGLLARLSAFDVSNNKLSGQIPTYLSNRTGSFPRFNASSFVGNKGLYGYPLQDMVKGKGLSVMAIVGIGLGSGVVSLMISFTGVCIWLRITEKKMAAEEEGKISQSMPDY; from the coding sequence ATGGCGAGGAGTCACCGGTTTATTAGCTACCGGTTACTCCTTCTCCTTTTACTAAGCTTCGAAACGGCACGGCGTTTAGCTTCCGCTGATCCAAACGACGAGGCGTGTTTGAAGAATCTCCGACAAAGCTTGGAGGATCCGGCGCGTAATCTCCGGAACTGGACAAACAACGTCTTCTCCAACCCTTGTTCCGGCTTCACCTCTTACCTCCCTGGCGCCACCTGTAACAATGGCAGAATCTATAAGCTTTCTCTCACTAGCCTCTCACTTCGCGGCTCAATCTCTCCGTTTCTCTCCAACTGCACCAACCTCCAGTCCTTGGATCTATCGTCAAACCAGATCTCCGGTGACATCCCGCCGGAGATACAGTTTCTCGTTAACCTCGCCGTACTCAACCTCTCATCAAACCGTCTCTCCGGCGAAATCTCTCCGCAGTTAGCTCTCTGCGCTTACCTGAACGTCATTGACCTCCATGATAACCAGCTCTCCGGTCAAATCCCTCAGCAGCTAGGACTCTTGGCGAGGCTGTCTGCGTTTGACGTGTCGAACAACAAACTCTCCGGCCAGATTCCGACATACTTGTCGAACAGGACAGGGAGTTTTCCGAGGTTTAACGCGAGCTCGTTCGTGGGGAACAAGGGGTTGTACGGGTATCCGTTGCAGGATATGGTGAAGGGCAAAGGCTTATCGGTGATGGCGATCGTCGGGATAGGGCTTGGAAGTGGAGTGGTGAGCTTGATGATTAGTTTCACAGGTGTTTGTATTTGGTTGAGGATCACTGAGAAGAAGATGGCTGCTGAAGAAGAAGGCAAGATTAGTCAATCAATGCCTGAttactaa
- the LOC103828462 gene encoding uncharacterized protein LOC103828462, producing the protein MEPFSTQTSGFISLLASQTSPFPNCDPPEAVANSPGLVKPASKRKWTTKEDLVLISGWLNTSKDPIVSNEQKITSFWRRIEAYVNSSTLLTGSAPREWGQCKQRWGRVNEQVCKFVGSYDAALKHQSSGQNDDDVMKAAHEIFFNDYQAKFTMEHCWRELRHDQKWKSVLKSRDGGKEKTKEAEQVMAEDEVRPAGVKAAKAAKRKRLLCQELQDHGLVSVAVSRATFSNAFCQDYFSENPTYTHDLFRRRFRMNKSLFLRIVERLGNEVPYFQQRRNGHGRNNLSTLQKCTSAMRMLAYGRAGDANDEYLRLGASTAILCLENFAEAIIQVFGDEYQRKPTPEDLQRLLDSGEARGFPGMIGIIDCMHWEWKNCPTAWKGRAPKVKFKVNNHTYRMPYYLTDGIYPNWATFIQSIPLLQGPKAVAFAKRQESTRKDVERAFGVLQSRFAIVKNPALKWDKEKIGKVMRACVILHNMIVEDERQGYILANTSEFESGESSRSSKVTRRESVNVDMLNIRNQVRDSQIHERLKADLVENVWAKFDDRSD; encoded by the exons ATGGAACCCTTTTCCACACAAACTTCCGGTTTCATTTCCCTACTAGCTTCGCAAACAAGTCCATTCCCTAACTGCGACCCTCCAGAAGCAGTAGCTAACTCTCCTGGGTTAGTGAAACCGGCTTCCAAGAGGAAGTGGACAACTAAAGAGGACCTTGTGCTCATCAGTGGTTGGCTGAACACGAGCAAGGACCCTATTGTCAGTAATGAGCAGAAGATCACCTCCTTTTGGAGGAGGATAGAGGCGTACGTGAATTCTAGCACTCTGCTCACTGGCAGCGCTCCAAGAGAGTGGGGTCAGTGTAAGCAGAGGTGGGGAAGGGTCAACGAGCAAGTGTGCAAGTTTGTAGGAAGCTACGACGCGGCTTTGAAGCACCAATCAAGTGGTcaaaatgatgatgatgtgatGAAGGCTGCCCATGAGATTTTCTTCAATGATTACCAAGCGAAATTCACCATGGAACACTGTTGGAGGGAACTGAGACATGATCAGAAGTGGAAGTCAGTTTTGAAGTCAAGAGATGGCGGGAAGGAGAAAACGAAGGAAGCTGAACAGGTAATGGCTGAGGACGAGGTTAGACCAGCTGGTGTTAAGGCTGCTAAAGCAGCCAAACGCAAGAG GTTGCTTTGTCAGGAGTTGCAAGATCACGGGTTGGTGTCTGTTGCTGTCTCACGG GCGACGTTTTCGAATGCTTTTTGTCAGGACTATTTCAGTGAAAATCCTACATACACACACGACTTGTTTAGGCGAcgttttcgaatgaacaagtCATTGTTCCTTCGCATTGTCGAACGTCTAGGTAATGAAGTTCCATACTTTCAACAACGGAGAAATGGTCATGGAAGGAACAACCTATCTACACTTCAAAAATGCACTTCAGCTATGAGAATGTTGGCTTACGGTCGTGCCGGAGATGCGAATGACGAGTATCTCCGACTTGGGGCAAGTACTGCAATTTTATGTTTGGAGAATTTCGCGGAAGCGATAATACAAGTGTTTGGAGATGAGTATCAAAGAAAACCAACACCTGAAGATCTTCAAAGACTACTTGATTCTGGAGAGGCACGAGGGTTTCCGGGAATGATAGGCAtcatcgattgtatgcattgggagtggaaaaactgcccaacTGCTTGGAAAG GTCGAGCTCCTAAAGTGAAGTTCAAGGTGAACAACCACACTTATCGTATGCCCTACTATCTTACCGACGGGATTTATCCTAATTgggcaacatttatccaatccatcccGCTTCTTCAAGGTCCTAAAGCAGTGGCATTTGCAAAACGTCAAGAATCGACCAGAAAAGATGTAGAACGGGCATTTGGAGTCTTGCAATCGAGGTTTGCAATTGTTAAAAACCCTGCTCTTAAATGGGACAAAGAAAAGATAGGAAAGGTAATGAGAGCCTGTgtcatattgcacaatatgatagtagagGACGAAAGACAAGGATACATTCTAGCTAATACATCTGAGTTCGAGTCAGGAGAATCTAGCCGAAGTTCGAAGGTGACAAGGAGAGAAAGTGTGAATGTTGATATGCTTAACATTCGCAATCAGGTTCGGGATTCACAAATTCATGAGCGTCTCAAAGCTGATTTAGTTGAAAATGTATGGGCAAAATTTGATGATCGTAGTGACTAA
- the LOC103875453 gene encoding probable pectin methylesterase CGR2 isoform X1: MARRQAGSTRRVGEGGSFPFAGGASHSKSRSSPLLSICLLLLGACLLIWYAYSGPGIFKSVKEVSKVSAGDYSCTSQVQRAVSLLKKAYGDGMRKVLHVGPETCSVVSTLLKEDDTEAWGVEPYDIEDADSHCKSLVSKGLVRVADIKFPLPYRPKSFSLVIVSDALDYLSPKYLNKTLPELARVASDGVVLFAGLPGQQKAKVAELSKFGRPAKMRSASWWNRFFVQTSLEENEGPNKKFEQAASKGSYKPACQVFHLKPLH; this comes from the exons ATGGCGAGAAGGCAAGCAGGTTCAACACGGCGTGTAGGAGAAGGTGGAAGCTTCCCTTTTGCTGGAGGAGCTTCCCACTCCAAGTCTCGTTCTTCTCCTCTTTTGTCTAtttgccttcttcttctt GGGGCTTGCCTTCTCATTTGGTATGCTTACAGTGGTCCAG GAATCTTTAAAAGTGTCAAAGAAGTCAGCAAAGTTTCAG CAGGTGACTACTCATGCACATCACAAGTCCAAAGAGCCGTTTCTCTTCTTAAGAAGGCCTATGGAGATGGGATGCGCAAGGTCTTGCACGTAGGCCCTGAGACTTGCTCTGTCGTTTCCACTCTCTTGAAAGAGGATGACACTGAAGCCTGGGGTGTCGAACCTTACGACATCGAGGATGCTGATTCTCACTGCAAGAGTCTTGTCAGCAAAGGCCTTGTCCGTGTCGCTGATATCAAGTTCCCTCTCCCCTACAGGCCCAAATCTTTCTCTCTTGTCATCGTCTCAGATGCTCTCGATTATCTCTCCCCTAAGTACCTTAACAAGACCCTCCCTGAACTTGCTAGAGTTGCTTCAGATGGTGTGGTTCTTTTTGCAG GTCTCCCTGGTCAGCAAAAGGCTAAAGTTGCTGAATTGTCTAAATTCGGACGTCCC GCTAAAATGCGTAGCGCATCATGGTGGAACCGATTCTTCGTCCAGACAAGCTTAGAAGAAAACGAAGGACCAAACAAGAAGTTTGAACAAGCTGCTTCCAAAGGATCATACAAACCAGCCTGCCAAGTCTTCCACCTCAAGCCATTACATTAA